In Arcobacter sp. LA11, the sequence TATATAATTATTTTTACAAAAAATGTCTTTTAATAGAAAACTTAATTAGATTTAATTAAACATTGTTAACTTCGTAGTTTTTTCTATTATTAAATATAGTTATGCTATTTTATTATTTAAATATATTATATAAAAAGAAGAAAGTAATCATAGTGATTTTATTATTTTATAATAAATAACTTCATATTTTTATCGAATTATATATATAAAATTAAGCTTAATTCCTATAAACTAATAAATTATTTAAGGTTTAAATCTATGAAAAGAAATATTATATTTAATTCAATTATTATGTTGATAATACTTTCTATATCTATTACTCTACTAAGTTTATACAATTTAAGAACATCAGGTATTAAATCAGCTATTCATAATGCAGAATCAATTTCAGAAGTAATTAAAAGTGGACTAACAAGCCATATGATGAATGGAAATATGCATGAAGTAGATACTTTTATTCAATCTGTTTCAAATATGAAAAATGTAGAAAAACTTTGGCTAGTTAGAAATGAACTTTTAAATAAACAAACAAAAAGAGACTCATATAATATCCCAAGAGATAGAATTGACGAAAAAGTAATTAAAACAGGTGAACTTCAATATGAAATAGATGAAAGTATCACTAAGACATTAGTTCGTGTGAGTATTCCTTATAACGCTGTCCCAGATAAAGGAATAGATTGTTTAAAATGTCATCAAGTCCAACAAGGCACTACACTTGGTGCTGTTTCATTAGTACTTGATATTAGTACTTTAAAAGAAATTGGAATTGAATCTCTTTATATCATCACTGGATTGATTTTAGTTACTATAATATTTTTTATAATTTTTAGTAGAAAAGTTTTAAACCCTTACCTTTCACTTTTTAGCATATTTAAAAAGAGTATGCATCAAGCTTCTACTGGAAAATTTAAAAAGATTAATCCTCCATCTGGTTTATCTATAGAGATGCTTCATGTTACTGAAGACTATAATAATCTTATGATGACATTTGAAGAAACTTCAGGAGATATTGATAAAAAATTACAAGGATTTATTGGATACAAAACTACAAATAAAAATCGTAATCCTCTTAGTGAATCAAAAGATATTATTAACAATTTATCAAACTTATATCAATTTAAAAAACAAGTCGAATTAGATGATTCTAAAGAAGAGATATATTCAAGATTAGCACAAGTTTTTATTAATAAGTTTAATGTAAAAAACTTTACATTTATCGAAATAAATATGCTAACACATAAAATGGAAAAAGTTCAAGATATTGGTAATTCTTTTTATTGTGAAAAAACAATGAAAGAGACTCCTGAATTATGTAGAGCAGCTAGAACAAAAAATGATGTTATGTCAATTGACTACCATAATAGCTGTCCATTTTTTGATAATTCTGAAAAATTTTACTACTGTATAAATCTAGATATTGCAAAAAATTTATATCTTATTATAAATTTTGTTTGTGATACAAGTGAAGAACTTGAAAAATTAAAAG encodes:
- a CDS encoding GGDEF domain-containing protein, with amino-acid sequence MKRNIIFNSIIMLIILSISITLLSLYNLRTSGIKSAIHNAESISEVIKSGLTSHMMNGNMHEVDTFIQSVSNMKNVEKLWLVRNELLNKQTKRDSYNIPRDRIDEKVIKTGELQYEIDESITKTLVRVSIPYNAVPDKGIDCLKCHQVQQGTTLGAVSLVLDISTLKEIGIESLYIITGLILVTIIFFIIFSRKVLNPYLSLFSIFKKSMHQASTGKFKKINPPSGLSIEMLHVTEDYNNLMMTFEETSGDIDKKLQGFIGYKTTNKNRNPLSESKDIINNLSNLYQFKKQVELDDSKEEIYSRLAQVFINKFNVKNFTFIEINMLTHKMEKVQDIGNSFYCEKTMKETPELCRAARTKNDVMSIDYHNSCPFFDNSEKFYYCINLDIAKNLYLIINFVCDTSEELEKLKDKTVFIKSYLTEAAPALEVKLLMNKLKESAFRDGLTGLYNRKFLEENSKKLIPQALREEINIGVLMLDMDHFKAVNDEYGHDIGDKVLKELARILTETVRESDIIIRYGGEEFIILLVGVKTEEDALAVANKIGKNVRENEIDVYAGNKLKKTVSLGLSMFPTDSNLFDSVIKNADIALYEAKNSGRDKVIRFKEEQVSSVDLF